From Desulfobacteraceae bacterium, one genomic window encodes:
- a CDS encoding transposase yields the protein MLDLTVTKYSASCSRLAQWMQSALPEGFTVFMLPKHQRRRLRTTNMLERVNKEVKRRTRVATLFPNEASLLRLVTAVLMEISEDWETGKVYLNPQEKDPTP from the coding sequence CTGCTGGATCTGACGGTGACAAAATACAGCGCGTCGTGTTCTCGACTGGCGCAGTGGATGCAGTCGGCTCTGCCCGAGGGGTTTACGGTGTTCATGCTTCCGAAGCATCAGCGCCGGCGGCTGCGCACCACGAACATGCTTGAACGCGTCAACAAGGAGGTCAAACGCAGAACACGTGTGGCGACGCTATTTCCAAACGAAGCATCCCTGCTGCGCCTGGTCACCGCGGTGCTCATGGAAATCAGCGAAGACTGGGAAACGGGAAAAGTCTACCTGAACCCGCAGGAGAAAGATCCGACCCCTTGA
- a CDS encoding antibiotic biosynthesis monooxygenase, translated as MAVKILIKRRFKEGHFNEINRMLKKVRYGAMDEDGYLSSETLWDHEDPFRVVVASNWRSLDDWRRWYNSPRRKTDLDEFEKYLDGSTQYEVFDLGLYPH; from the coding sequence ATGGCGGTAAAAATTCTGATCAAACGACGCTTCAAGGAAGGCCATTTTAACGAAATCAACAGAATGCTCAAAAAAGTGCGCTACGGGGCGATGGACGAAGATGGTTATCTCTCCTCGGAAACCCTCTGGGATCACGAGGACCCCTTCCGGGTGGTGGTCGCTTCGAACTGGCGCAGCCTGGATGATTGGAGACGTTGGTATAACAGCCCCAGGAGAAAGACCGATCTGGACGAGTTCGAGAAGTACCTCGACGGGTCGACCCAGTATGAGGTCTTCGACCTCGGCCTTTATCCCCACTGA
- the cobO gene encoding cob(I)yrinic acid a,c-diamide adenosyltransferase, with amino-acid sequence MRKPRATRRAALPEGLLMVFTGDGKGKTTAALGMALRAVGHGIRVCVIQFIKGSRSCGEREAARRFSDLMAFHATGRGFTWASDDLQKDRHAAREGWALACAAIAGGRYGLIVLDELTYLIRYGFLTETAVLTALEQRPAGQHVVVTGRNASPGLLAAADLVTEMRAVKHPFSAGVQAQAGVEF; translated from the coding sequence ATCCGAAAACCCCGCGCAACACGGAGGGCCGCTTTGCCAGAAGGCCTTTTGATGGTCTTTACCGGAGATGGTAAGGGCAAAACCACCGCTGCCCTGGGAATGGCGCTGCGCGCCGTGGGCCACGGCATCCGGGTCTGCGTGATTCAGTTTATCAAAGGCTCCCGGTCTTGCGGTGAACGCGAAGCCGCCCGGCGCTTCAGCGACCTGATGGCGTTTCATGCCACCGGCCGTGGCTTCACCTGGGCCTCCGATGATCTCCAAAAAGACCGCCACGCCGCCCGCGAGGGCTGGGCCCTGGCATGTGCCGCCATCGCCGGCGGTCGCTACGGACTGATCGTGCTGGATGAACTGACCTATCTGATCCGTTACGGGTTCCTGACCGAGACGGCCGTGCTGACGGCCTTGGAACAACGGCCCGCCGGTCAGCACGTGGTCGTGACCGGTCGCAACGCCTCCCCCGGCCTGCTGGCCGCAGCCGATCTGGTCACCGAGATGCGCGCCGTCAAGCATCCCTTCTCGGCCGGGGTCCAGGCCCAGGCGGGGGTTGAATTCTAG
- a CDS encoding response regulator transcription factor, which translates to MAKEKILVVDDEEDILELVRYNLAREGYTVVMAGTGEDALETARTQTLDLVVLDLMLPGIDGLSVMRKLKALPATGSLPVILLTAKGEEADVVTGLELGAEDYITKPFSPRILTARVRAVLRRQTQEIPGPETEEIRVHELVMHPGRRSVFVAGAPVEMTYTEFQILSFLAVRPGWVFTRTQILDAIRGDDYPVTDRSVDVQIVGLRKKLGVCGSYIETVRGVGYRFRESP; encoded by the coding sequence ATGGCCAAAGAAAAAATTCTGGTGGTGGACGACGAAGAGGATATTCTGGAGCTGGTTCGCTACAACCTCGCCCGGGAAGGCTACACCGTGGTGATGGCCGGCACCGGGGAGGACGCCCTGGAAACGGCCCGCACCCAGACCCTGGACCTGGTCGTTTTGGACCTGATGCTGCCGGGGATCGACGGCCTCTCCGTGATGCGAAAGCTCAAGGCGCTGCCGGCCACCGGGTCGCTGCCGGTGATTCTCCTGACCGCCAAAGGGGAGGAGGCGGATGTGGTCACCGGCCTGGAACTCGGCGCCGAGGACTACATCACCAAGCCCTTCTCGCCCCGCATCCTGACGGCCCGGGTGCGGGCTGTCCTGCGCCGCCAGACCCAGGAAATACCGGGGCCTGAAACCGAGGAAATCCGGGTGCATGAGTTGGTCATGCACCCCGGTCGGCGCAGCGTTTTTGTCGCCGGCGCGCCCGTCGAGATGACTTACACCGAATTTCAAATCCTGTCATTTCTGGCTGTTCGGCCGGGCTGGGTTTTTACCCGCACCCAGATCCTGGATGCCATCCGCGGCGACGATTACCCGGTCACCGACCGCAGCGTGGACGTCCAGATCGTCGGGCTGCGCAAAAAGCTGGGCGTCTGCGGCAGCTATATCGAAACCGTGCGGGGTGTCGGTTATCGCTTCCGCGAGAGCCCATGA